A genome region from Pristis pectinata isolate sPriPec2 chromosome 4, sPriPec2.1.pri, whole genome shotgun sequence includes the following:
- the LOC127570038 gene encoding E3 ubiquitin/ISG15 ligase TRIM25-like isoform X1, with protein sequence METGVLAEELTCSVCLGLFQDPVALPCQHSFCAKCISDVWNHLGTPNRVSCPQCRRMFNPRPSLVKNHTLQNIVEKYIQSQAATAAATATGAQSATVMCEYCIDTPTPAVKTCLKCETSFCSPHLQPHLTKQIYKEHSLIEPIADLTRRQCPSHKKVLEFYCEQDKECVCVSCTIIGSHKSHTLVSLEKARDKLKWELKAEVGKLQTIQNNWTSERQKLKDYESEIKKHSKELKGKLSNEFSNWRKQLEEDEKSALKLIDEEENRVLSKIKSFSDSMGEKIEKIQIIDKEAQNQERKDPFSFVQDVKQLLSRCSKLANDTLVSGGTACNSFNNFGYVDHYQPYNPAARPSQHYYEDFNTEVDAWNSYSQFGYVNPSQTFMQTLGTSLSQDITVNFSRLTSVIQNQMAGYENYQRNITGAINEKSRQLSCYNQTAKCNQPNDNYLW encoded by the exons ATGGAGACTGGGGTGTTGGCTGAAGAGCTGACCTGCAGTGTGTGTCTGGGGTTGTTCCAGGACCCTGTGGCATTACCCTGCCAGCATAGTTTCTGTGCCAAATGCATCAGTGATGTCTGGAACCATTTAGGAACTCCGAACAGAGTCAGCTGTCCTCAGTGTCGCAGAATGTTCAACCCCAGACCCAGCCTGGTGAAAAACCACACACTGCAGAACATCGTGGAGAAATACATCCAGAGCCAGGCTGCCACAGCTGCTGCTACTGCCACAGGTGCCCAGTCGGCCACCGTGATGTGTGAGTACTGCATCGACACCCCAACCCCAGCTGTGAAGACCTGCCTCAAATGCGAAACCTCCTTCTGTTCCCCCCACCTGCAACCGCACTTGACCAAGCAGATTTACAAAGAGCACAGTCTGATCGAGCCCATTGCTGACCTCACAAGAAGGCAGTGCCCAAGTCATAAGAAGGTCCTTGAGTTCTACTGTGAGCAGGACAAGGAATGTGTGTGCGTATCCTGTACCATCATAGGGAGTCACAAGTCCCACACTCTGGTGAGTCTGGAGAAGGCACGGGACAAGTTAAAG TGGGAACTGAAGGCAGAGGTGGGGAAGCTTCAAACAATTCAGAACAATTGGACAAGTGAACGTCAGAAGCTGAAGGATTATGAAAGTGAAATTAAG AAACACAGTAAGGAGCTGAAGGGAAAACTGTCAAATGAGTTCTCCAATTGGAGGAAGCAGTTGGAAGAAGATGAAAAGTCGGCACTAAAGCTGATCGATGAGGAGGAGAATCGAGTGCTCTCCAAGATCAAGAGCTTCTCTGATTCAATGGgggaaaagattgaaaaaattCAAATAATAGACAAGGAAGCCCAGAATCAAGAGCGCAAGGATCCTTTCTCCTTTGTTCAG GATGTGAAGCAGCTTCTTTCAAG GTGCTCAAAACTTGCTAATGACACACTAGTCTCAGGAGGCACTGCGTGTAACAGTTTCAATAACTTTGGCTATGTGGATCACTATCAACCCTACAATCCGGCTGCCAG ACCCTCACAACATTATTATGAAGATTTCAACACAGAAGTTGATGCGTGGAACAGTTACTCACAATTTGGCTACGTGAATCCAAGTCAAACCTTCATGCAGACTCTCGG AACCTCACTATCTCAGGATATCACCGTAAACTTCTCCAGACTCACCAGTGTGATCCAAAATCAGATGGCTGGATATGAAAACTACCAGAGAAACATAACCGGCGCTATCAATGAAAAATCTCGTCAGTTAAGCTGTTACAACCAAACTGCCAAATGTAACCAACCCAACGACAATTACCTTTGGTAA
- the LOC127570038 gene encoding E3 ubiquitin/ISG15 ligase TRIM25-like isoform X2: METGVLAEELTCSVCLGLFQDPVALPCQHSFCAKCISDVWNHLGTPNRVSCPQCRRMFNPRPSLVKNHTLQNIVEKYIQSQAATAAATATGAQSATVMCEYCIDTPTPAVKTCLKCETSFCSPHLQPHLTKQIYKEHSLIEPIADLTRRQCPSHKKVLEFYCEQDKECVCVSCTIIGSHKSHTLVSLEKARDKLKKHSKELKGKLSNEFSNWRKQLEEDEKSALKLIDEEENRVLSKIKSFSDSMGEKIEKIQIIDKEAQNQERKDPFSFVQDVKQLLSRCSKLANDTLVSGGTACNSFNNFGYVDHYQPYNPAARPSQHYYEDFNTEVDAWNSYSQFGYVNPSQTFMQTLGTSLSQDITVNFSRLTSVIQNQMAGYENYQRNITGAINEKSRQLSCYNQTAKCNQPNDNYLW, from the exons ATGGAGACTGGGGTGTTGGCTGAAGAGCTGACCTGCAGTGTGTGTCTGGGGTTGTTCCAGGACCCTGTGGCATTACCCTGCCAGCATAGTTTCTGTGCCAAATGCATCAGTGATGTCTGGAACCATTTAGGAACTCCGAACAGAGTCAGCTGTCCTCAGTGTCGCAGAATGTTCAACCCCAGACCCAGCCTGGTGAAAAACCACACACTGCAGAACATCGTGGAGAAATACATCCAGAGCCAGGCTGCCACAGCTGCTGCTACTGCCACAGGTGCCCAGTCGGCCACCGTGATGTGTGAGTACTGCATCGACACCCCAACCCCAGCTGTGAAGACCTGCCTCAAATGCGAAACCTCCTTCTGTTCCCCCCACCTGCAACCGCACTTGACCAAGCAGATTTACAAAGAGCACAGTCTGATCGAGCCCATTGCTGACCTCACAAGAAGGCAGTGCCCAAGTCATAAGAAGGTCCTTGAGTTCTACTGTGAGCAGGACAAGGAATGTGTGTGCGTATCCTGTACCATCATAGGGAGTCACAAGTCCCACACTCTGGTGAGTCTGGAGAAGGCACGGGACAAGTTAAAG AAACACAGTAAGGAGCTGAAGGGAAAACTGTCAAATGAGTTCTCCAATTGGAGGAAGCAGTTGGAAGAAGATGAAAAGTCGGCACTAAAGCTGATCGATGAGGAGGAGAATCGAGTGCTCTCCAAGATCAAGAGCTTCTCTGATTCAATGGgggaaaagattgaaaaaattCAAATAATAGACAAGGAAGCCCAGAATCAAGAGCGCAAGGATCCTTTCTCCTTTGTTCAG GATGTGAAGCAGCTTCTTTCAAG GTGCTCAAAACTTGCTAATGACACACTAGTCTCAGGAGGCACTGCGTGTAACAGTTTCAATAACTTTGGCTATGTGGATCACTATCAACCCTACAATCCGGCTGCCAG ACCCTCACAACATTATTATGAAGATTTCAACACAGAAGTTGATGCGTGGAACAGTTACTCACAATTTGGCTACGTGAATCCAAGTCAAACCTTCATGCAGACTCTCGG AACCTCACTATCTCAGGATATCACCGTAAACTTCTCCAGACTCACCAGTGTGATCCAAAATCAGATGGCTGGATATGAAAACTACCAGAGAAACATAACCGGCGCTATCAATGAAAAATCTCGTCAGTTAAGCTGTTACAACCAAACTGCCAAATGTAACCAACCCAACGACAATTACCTTTGGTAA